A region from the Aphis gossypii isolate Hap1 chromosome 1, ASM2018417v2, whole genome shotgun sequence genome encodes:
- the LOC114132925 gene encoding protein FAM32A-like, whose amino-acid sequence MSEYESFGGGRLKLKNDSGIKKKKKKSKNKEKTLEKVNKGLEQEKVTKEYHVPPTKAELAFMKQQEKLQKEKILKIASTTHKQRVEEFNRHLDNLTEHFDIPKVSWTK is encoded by the exons ATGTCTGAATACGAATCTTTCGGCGGAGGacgtttgaaattgaaaaatgattcaggaataaaaaa aaaaaagaagaaaagtaaaaataaagaaaaaaccctagaaaaagtaaataaaggATTAGAACAGGAAAAAGTAACCAAGGAATACCATGTGCCTCCTACTAAAGCTGAATTAGCCTTCATGAAACAGCAGGAAAAATTg caaaaagaaaaaattttgaagATTGCATCAACAACGCATAAACAAAGGGTCGAAGAATTTAACCGTCACTTAGATAATCTTACTGAACATTTTGACATACCTAAAGTTAGTTGGACGAAGTAG